GGGTGGGCCCCGGCGCCATCGGCTATGTCCTGGGCATCACCAAGGCCTATACGACGCGTGTCGGCGAAGGCCCGTTCCCGACCGAGCAGAAGAACGAGATCGGCGAATTTCTCGGTACGCGTGGCCACGAATTCGGCGTCGTCACCGGGCGCAAACGCCGTTGCGGCTGGTTCGACGCCGTGCTGGTGCGCCAGGCCGTCGCCGTCAACGGCATCAAGGGCATCGCGTTGACCAAGCTCGACGTGCTCGACGGGCTGGATGAGATCAAGGTCTGCACCGGCTACCGTCTCGACGGCGAAACGATCGACTATCTGCCGGCCAGCCAGGGCGCGCAGGCGCGTGTCGAGCCGGTCTACGAGACGCTCGAAGGCTGGAAAGGCACCACCGCCGGCGCGCGCAGCTGGAACGACCTTCCGGCGCAGGCCGTCAAATACGTCCGTTACATCGAGGAGCTAATCGGCGCACCCGTCGCGCTCCTTTCCACCAGCCCGGAACGGGACGACACGATACTTGTGACCGATCCGTTTCAAGACTAGTTTTCTGAAGCCTTTCCGGGCATCGCGGCCGATTTGCGGGGGCCGGCGCGGAAACAAATACAGGTCGACTGAAGCATGGCAGATTTCGTTGCTATTCTGAAAAAGGCGCTCGACAAGCACGGCGACGAAACGCCCGAAAAGCGTACGCGGATCTATGAAAGCGTTCGTACCATGCTGGCGAAGAAGCTTGCGGAGTATTCGCCGCCGCTGGCCGCCGAAGCCATAAGCACGCAGAAGCGATCCCTGGAAGATGCCATCTCGAGCGTCGAGCGCGACTATGCCAGGGCACTGCCGGCATCCGATCCGCTGGCGGAGCTGGAGCACATCTTCTCCTCCATAGACCGCAACAAGAACCAGTCCAGTCATGTAAAGCCTTCCGCCACGCCTGCGCCGGCCTGGCAGCCGGCGAAACCCGTGCAGCCGGCGCCGACCACCAGGACAGAGCCGAGCTGGCAGAGGCCCGCTCCGACACCGCCTCCGCCTGTGGCGCGTGCAGAAACCATCGACAAGCAAGCCGCGGAGCTGGACGCCGACGACGATAGCGCCGATGTCTTTGCCAATGACGAGCAGCCGGCGGCGGACACGTTCCAACGCCTGCGCCCCGCCGAGCGCAGGCGCAGCTATGGCGGGTTGATCGCGGCTGTCGTCGCGCTTTTGGTGGTGGCCGGCGGTGGCTATGGCATCTGGCTGAACAAGGATGCCTTTGGCTCGATGCTGGGCCTCGGCGGCGACACCAAGACGGTCTCGACCGAACCGCTGGTAAAGCCGGCGCCGGCCAAGCCCGCGGCCGATGCACCCGCACCGGCTCCTGCCGGCGAGGGAACGAAGTTCACCCAGCGCCTGTCGCCCGAAGGCGGTGAGACCGATCCCGGTCCCGCGGCCGGTCAAAGCGGCATCGGCGAGGGCGAGTCCGTCGCCGCGCTGACCACACCGCCACCCCCGGCTCCAGCGCCACCTGCGGCTCCAGCGCCTGCGACCCCGCCGGCCGGCGACGCCGCAGCCACGGGCGCGCCCGCCACGCCGGCGCCCGACGCTTCCGCCACGCCACCGGCAACGCCGCGCGCCGATGGCGTCGCTCCGCCGGCCAACGGGGCAGCACCGGCTGATGCCGCCGCCACGCCGCCCGCGGCCGGCACGCCGCCCGCTGCGCCGGCGGCCGCCGCTCCCGCGCCGACCGTTGCGGTCGGCCAGAAGGCGATCTTCTACGAGGAACGCACCTCGACCGCGCAAGGTTCGGCCGAACCCGGCAGCATCGTCTGGTCGCTGGTGCAGGAATCGCCCGGCGGCGACCTGCCGCCCGAGCCGGCGATCCGCGCCGAGGCGACCATTCCCGGCAAGGACATCCAGCTGCGCATGACCATCCGCCGCAATACCGACCAGACGCTGCCGGCCAGCCACATCATCGAGATGATCTTCCTGACGCCCGAGGGCTTTGACGGCGGTGGCGTCGACAACATCCTGCGCGTCGCCATGAAGAGTTCGGAACAGGATGCCGGCAGCCCGCTGATCGGCATTCCGGCCAAGATCGCCGACGGCTTCTTCCTGGTGGCGCTCAACGACACCAAGGCCGACGAGGACGCCAATATGACCTTGCTTCGAGGCCAGGACTGGATCGACGTGCCGGTGGTCTACAAGACCGGACGCCGGGCGTTGCTGACCATGGAAAAGGGCATTCCGGGCGAGAAGGTGTTCGACGAGGCGCTGAAGGCCTGGCAGGCCAAGACGGCAGGTTGACGGGCGGCAGTAGCGGCTGCCTTCGCTCAGAAGCCCTGGAACAGCATGTCGAGCGCGGCGACGATGTCGTCGTGATGTCTAGAAAGGTTTCCCTCTGGCATCCGCAATTCGGACGCGCTGAAGGCCGACACAAACTGTGTGACCATCACAAGATCTTTGCCGTTTATAGCGAAGGTCGGGTTTAGGCGGCGGCCAGGAAGCGGGGCAATCTCGGGCGGCATCAAAGGAACGACCACCGTCGTGCTCAGCCCTTCAAGCATATCTGACTGCACGTCGAGAAGATAACCGTCGCTCTCGGTACTCCGATAGAAATCGTAACGCGCCATCAGAACGGCCGGTGTTTAGCCAATGGCAGTCCGTTCTTTCGGACATATTCGTTGGAGCTTTCGATGGCTTCCCTGTTTTCTTCTTGCCATCGACGCGTTTTCTCCGCCGCAATCGCTTTCGCGATCCCTGCTTCGGCAGCGCGGGAGATGTTGATGCCCAACGCTTTGGCGTCCTTGATCAACTGAGAGTCAATGGACGTGTTGACAGAGGCCCGCTGAGTTTTTGGCGTCGATTGAAGCACGGAGATGCCTCCTTTCATGCGCACAATATACGCGCATAAAAGACCGCAGGCAATGCTACCCCTCCATCTCCTCACGCAGCATTTCCAGCTCCAGCCACTCTTCCTCGAGTGCGGCCAGCGTGGCGCGTTCCTTGTCGAGGGCGGCGATGGTCTTTTGGAACGAGGCCGGGTCGCGCTCGTAATAGGCGGGATCGGCAATGTTGTTTTCCAACCGCGAGATCGAGGCCATTACCGCCTCGATCTTCTTGGGCAAGGATTCCAGGGCGAATTTCTGCTTGAACGACAGTTTCTTCGACGGCCCTTTCGGCGCTGCCGGCTCGCTCTTGCCCGGCGCCGGCGCATCGCTGGCTTCGGCCTTGGCGCGCGCCTTGCGGTCGTCGAGCCGGGTGCCGCCGCGCTGCGCCAGCATGTCGGAATAGCCACCGGCATATTCGATCCAGCGGCCGCCTCCGTCCGGGGCGATGATGCTGGTGACGGTGCGGTCGAGGAAGTCGCGGTCGTGGCTGACCAGGATGACCGTGCCGGCAAAGCCGGCGACAAGTTCCTGCAACAGTTCCAGCGTCTCCATGTCGAGATCGTTGGTCGGCTCGTCGAGCACCAGAAGGTTGGCCGGCCGCGCCAGAACACGCGCCAGGAGCAGCCGCGCCCGTTCGCCGCCGGACAGCTCGCGCACC
This region of Mesorhizobium sp. C432A genomic DNA includes:
- a CDS encoding CcdB family protein — encoded protein: MARYDFYRSTESDGYLLDVQSDMLEGLSTTVVVPLMPPEIAPLPGRRLNPTFAINGKDLVMVTQFVSAFSASELRMPEGNLSRHHDDIVAALDMLFQGF
- a CDS encoding type II toxin-antitoxin system CcdA family antitoxin gives rise to the protein MLQSTPKTQRASVNTSIDSQLIKDAKALGINISRAAEAGIAKAIAAEKTRRWQEENREAIESSNEYVRKNGLPLAKHRPF